From the Coffea eugenioides isolate CCC68of chromosome 1, Ceug_1.0, whole genome shotgun sequence genome, the window ACTAGTACCTGTGGTTGCAAATTAAAAAGAATGAACGAACATAATAACAAAAAGAGTAGTgaaagcaaaacaaaagaaCGGAACAACAGTTGCTGAAAGGAAAAGTGTAGAACCCCCAACATTTGTTTACTAATGCAATCATGGCTGAAAGTCGCGGTCGTGGTTTCGACCATTTCACATCGATTTTGACATATTGGTCGCGATTTTGACGAaacacaaaatttaaaaatatttaatattttaaaaaaatgtaaaaataagataaacaaaaataattaaaaaattaataaaaataataaaaattcgagttGATACGACCGTTTCTATTCGGCTTGAAAACATCTTCTCGACGATCCATTATCTTAAAATGATCTTGTTTCGGTATTGAAACGAGAAGTCCCGTTGCGGTGACGACTTAGGCCGAATCTTTCAACCATTACTGCAGTTTAACACAATCAAATGTGTGGTTAGTTAGCAGTACATTACACAGACTTGAgtaatgttaaaaaaaaaaaaaaaacttctgaAATAAAGTATGAatgtcaaaaaagaaaaagaaaaagaaaaggtggCTGCAGGGGGGAAAAAGGAAATGGTCAAAACAGAGCAAGGCAAGTTGACAAATGATCCAAGAAACATACGAGCCTGGGAATGAGTTCGAAGTTCCCCATGCAAATGTACAATAAAGAAGCCGAGGATTGAATTACCGGAACCAAGTGTCACATCTATCTGGGTCCAGACAGCCTTAGCCCCTTTATTTATGGGATGCTGCTGCCTCACTCCTCCTCCTGTTCCATCCCCTGTCCTCCATTTACTATTTTACTATTGCCATTTGGGAAACATTCACGCTAGCGTAGGGGATGGGTTTTGGTGCAACTCACCGTACATTTAACGATCCGGTATCGGGTAAAAGGAGCCTGGCTTAATTTTGGCTGTTGATCTCAAAATTCAACTTGATACCTTGGACCGATTTGGGATCGTCCATTGCAGAGTGTGACTGTTGAGTGCGCGCGCGCGCGAATCAATTCATTATAGAACCATGGTACTACAATTATCGGTGTGCAACACCAAGCGTgcattgtgtattttttttaaagggaTAATTTAGTCAAAACAACAAAGGatgatttgacccaaaaaaaatatagaatattcctatatatatatatgttcatTGGATCTTTTTTGATTAACTATTTtacttatttgtgaaatttttttttctataagtAGGATTTAAATTACAAACCACACGTATAAAgagattattttaatttttaatacaATTTAAATTACATTATCTATTAAAACTTATTTCCTAAAAAATTTCTTGACTTCCTCGTAACTGTTCcacaaaaatttttaagatattaATTACCTACCAAAATCCTTCCAAGTGATTGACTTTGACTAGATTTTATTTATCCACGGCTTTTGTTTTCCCATCATCACCTCGATACAAAAGAaatatggattagtattggctagcaatttgattttttatttttatctacattttttgggttaaaaattatctttttgttttgactttttggcTAAATAGTTATGAAGAGTGCAAGAGTAATGCTGTCAATTTGTGACCTTTAATGGGAACATTTGATCTTATCAAGCTGACAGGGGAAATAAGTAAGTGAGATTATACATCTATTATGATTTTGTacacattttttttcatatgattttgtaCACATTACGCATATAGAATTGCCCCGGGCAATCATAAGAGTCCGTTGGTCCCAATGCTGCCAAGCTCTTACCTTGTTGTGGATTTTCCTTGATCTCTTacatttttctaaaggaagaaGATGACAGTGTACTGTCAGTGTGTAACATTCTGTAGCAGGCAGAGGCAGACTGGAAAAAAGAAGAGTCTGAGACTCTGggcaaagaaaaatgaaaaacagaGGCATAAAAAGAAGTGATTTCTGCAACGGGGCAAAGCTGCAGTGGCTCATTAAGTACTAAGAAACATGcttcaagaaaaatgaaagtaggaAAAGCGAACTACTAACATTCTGCATGGATAATAGTTTATGTGAAAAAAGGAATAACAAATACTCCAAACTTGGCAGTAGTAGTAGAAGGGTTCCCAGTCGGTGGCACGTCTCCCTTTCCTCCTCTTGTTGGTTTTCTACTTCACAGCTAGTACAATTTTTCGCTGTCTATTGCTTAGTCAGAGGCAGCGTAGTTGCATTTGCTATGATcattccccctttttttttttttttgggtaggaCCTTTAATAAGATTATGACTCGCATCTTTCTGGATTTGGGAGAAGCAGACCaatttgaaaaaagaaagaaaatgctaACGTCCCTTTGCTCATCCTACCCTGAAATTATGACTAAAAAAGGCATTTTGGCCCCTCATTTGCTAAACCACGGTGCAAAAATGGAAGAAAGTGCAGACTGAGAATGCAAAAGAATTCAAAGTAGTGGAGGGAGCAACGAAGAACTCAGAATCCGGAGCAGAGGGGCAAGCGTGTGAAAATGTGTAGTCGAGAGTCTATTGCAGTTACTTTGCACCCCACAAATTAGACCGGTGGCAGTctttatataattataaaagCCCGATGGCGATGATAACCTGACACCGTAATGCtccttattttttgttttctgcAGAATTCCAGCATTTCAACTAGTcaaagggggagagagagatAAAACAGTGGCCATCGAATTCATTGTCCAAAATGCTTTACTTTTCAGTTAAACCAGAGCAAGCAAGCAACACATAATGCTTTGATTcacatcatcttcttctttgaCTTTACGTTTTGTATcgtctataaaaaaaaaaataaaaaaatctctCTCTGGCGgtagaaaattgcagcaaaattTACAGATTATTGTTCCTCAGCTACTTTCTCAATCTAATGAATTCCTAATATTCTACACTGGAAAAAATCACTACTATTAACTATCTAAAATCACCAGCCATATCACCGATGTTGCATCAGAGTCCTGCAAACCATTAAGCTAACGAAATCAGACATACAAAACCAAGTCTGACTTTTTCCGGTTGACAAATTTATTTTCAACCTTTATTGCAAGAGGTCTTTTTCTGTACATGTAAATAAAAAATCTCCGGGAAGATTGGACATCAGAAATATTGGGTTGAGTCAGACAAACCATGGTCATCACTAAATGAGAAGCAACCTGTTGGGAAATGAAAATTCATGGAAAACATGCAAGTCTGCAAAACATCCCATCAAAAGAGCTGCAGGTAAAGACTAACGAAAATGTTTAAGGTAGAATTGCCGACGACAAACCTTCTTCTGGGATGTGGCACAGCCAGATTCGGTCTTCCAGTTCAGGCAATCTTATCCGCTGACCTGCTTCATGAAAGAGATCTTTTAAGGTTGAAATCTTCAAAGActcttttaagaatttttgtatgACTAAATATTTTTGTAGAAGCGAAAGCAAGTATTGGAAGTCTCGATCAGAAAGGCGTTGGCTGCTGCACTATCTCCTCAGGAGGAAAAGCAAACCAAATACACAACAAAGCAACCATCTCATTTAAGTCATTAACCTCAAATTGTTTGAAGAAATATCCGTTAGGTAGGGGTAGTGCGCTTACATACGTGAACGATATATGATCCAAATATAATCAACTGTGAAACAAGATACAAGAACAAAAACAGAAATGGAAATAACCTGTTATGATGGCAAACAGATTCAGATTAACCAATCACATGATTTGAATTACTGCTCGCGTTATGAGTGTCTGCAAAGTCCTTTTCATATTAATTTTGGTTTAACttccaagaaaaaaaatgaaagaatatGCACTAAGATGGAAAATCATACCAATGCCGCCCTATTTTAGAAGCTATTTGCAGAGCAATAGCTTCATCTGGTTTAGATAGTCAATTTCTCTCAAATCAGTTGGTGAGAATGAGTCCCTAAACAGCCAGAAAATGTTCAAGTGAAAGGAAAAACCAAAGATGAGAAATTAGCTTTatgaaaatgaaagtaaagagCATACTTCACTGAGAATTCATGCTGGAGAAAAAATCTAGTTGACTGTATCCATGGTAGCATGGCAATAGCTCTTCAACCTCAACTCGTGAACTGGAGCAACCCATGCTTTTCTTGATTCGGCTACGACTAATGGACTCAACCTCTGCTAAAAAAATACTGTACACTGGTCTGTGATCAGAGAACCTTGACTCACCACGAACATAAGATAATTGTTGGATGCCTCGGCCATACCACAGTATACGGTCACACCTTCATCAATTATTACAATAGCTTTGTGATTCCATGTAGATGGAGCAAAGAAGAGAATGAAATTATGAAGGAATATTCTTTTACCTTATTCCTTTATCGAGGCAGTGAGtggtgtgggatatgtatgagCAAATATACATGGATTCATAATTAGAACTTGGAATATAATTACTTCAAACTATGAGGTTCCCTCACATAATATAACCATCGAATATTCTGAAGAAAGAAGTATTACCAGGCAGGTGTTCtccgtttctcttttgggtGCATATCATCGCCAGCATATCTGTCTGAATTATTTGAATACTTGTACGTGGGGGGAAAATATATTTTTCCTTCATCCCATCCATCAAAGACACGACCTTGCCTCTGTTCTATCCTCAACTGGAAACAAGTTAAACGTCTTTTTAGAGCAAGCAATGTACAAAGAAAAGCGCATTCAAGTCATTCCTTGTTGCATTTACTTGCCTGATCATTTTCTAACAACATTCTCCAGTTCTGCATCTCCACCAGTGCCTTGGCAGTTCGATAGGATAACGCAATCCGATAATTCAAGTCCCCAAGCCATATAATTCGACTAAAGAAGCAGAAATAAATCTTAAAATTTTAGAAACTGTACTGTTAGAGATTAATAACAATGAATTACTGACGAAATTTGAGACAAAATAAAACTGAACAGGGTAGTAGGACTGATAGAGTCATACTCATGCTCGAGAACAGTTTGAGGAGAGTTTTCATCTCCCATGCCACGAACTCTTGGAAACCTTGTTTTCCTCAAAATTTCCATGACATCAGCATTCCTTCGCAGCTCATCACCCTCCTTCTGCCCAGAGGTCAAGTGACTACAAATGAAGCAGAAACTTGTTTGGTGCAAAGACATGCTAATCGAAATTGAACCCTGGAAAAGCCCAAAGAGTGAGATTACCACTTTGGGTCACAACTTCACAACTTTGATCTCAATTTAACAAGATTCTGTGAAGAACATACGCACCTTGTTTCCCAGATAACCCATCAATCCTCTGCCCACGCAAGACACTTTCATGTTGCGGACATCATCTCTTAGATCACTCTTTATCCATACAGTGAGAAAAATCCCAACCATCTGCTTACTTGCCACCAAACAGTACCTTGATTGCCCAGGTTGTCTCTCTCTTTCTTCCATTGAGACAGAACCATTGTATGAAACTGGTGAGTAGTGTGCCGAACAAGGTGACTCACcttcttcattttcatcatcaGATGACCCTCCCCATCTGACATTCGGATCAAACTCATATTGTCGGTTCCCAAACATAACCCTGTCACAGACACTGAATCGACGATCAAGTCGAGGCTGCGGCATTGACATATCATTTTCTGTCATTCTCATGCTACGGCTAAGTGACTGGAAGGAGTGGCGATTGAAAAAAGAAGAGGCCTTTTGTCTAGTTGACCCTTCAAAGTCAGCATCCAGTTCCACAATAGGATCAGGGACTGGGGAAGGCGTGTAGTAGCCACCACTTGTGCCCGGAAGACTATTCAGAGTTTTCCTAATGAGTGCTAACCATTTTTTAGCTGGCCCGTTGTCTTCTGTGCCCAAGACATTACCAGCGTTTAAAGGAACAATTTCTTGAAACCTAAATGTACAAGGGATTAGACAGGAGTAATCATGAAACTTCATTACTTAATTTTGGATGTCATTAAAGATAATCCAGGGCTATCTGTTTGCTGATCAAACTCACCCGAGAACATAGATGTCAGCAGGAGGTGATGTGTGCAGCCAGTCTTCCAGATTCAAATGACTAGGTGGAGATTTTCCAGCCACATTCCATGTAGCTACAAATATCCTGATCCAAAAATGAATACAACCAATTAAAGCCAGCTCTCAATTGAGAAAATCCTAAAACTAAGAGTTGATCCTAAAAGATGGGCACACCTATAATTTTGCACATCTGTGACCTGGGAAGCATCGAGGTCAATCTTTCCACGGCCGATACGGTCGGAGCTCCTTTTACTTGATTTTTCTGTCAATTTTATTTAAAGTGACATGACACAAGAATCATGATTtgcaaaataagagaaaatgaagaTTCAAATTTAGTTTTCTTGATATGCATAAATTAGTGCGTTAAAAGAATGTTGTGGTCCAAAAGATTCACTGCTCGTCTTATACTGCACCTGTTTTGCTTTTCTTGATGGTGCAAGTATTTCTCTCTGAGATATTGCTCCTCCATTCTTCATCAACACCTGAAAAAGCAAAAACATAAAGTTGTTAAAGCCGTGTCATTTCACAGTTACTCCATCTAACCAGTAGATTCCAAACCTGAAAACAATAACAATCATTAGTTTGGAGCcataaaaaaaaagcaaaaatatCATTGTCAGaaagaagcaaaaagcaaagaaCAGATCTCAAGCTGCCCCCAAGAATTTCCAGCTTCATTTGATATACAAATGAATTTGCATAAAGAACAGACATTGAACAGAATATGCTAAATGATTTCAAGGACGACTGCCAAGttagcaagaaaaataaatccAACGCTAAAATCAACATCCAGACCCAACTAAATGAAGCAGaatttgaaaataataataatactaatcACCTCCATAAACGACGTCGTCTGCATGAAAATCATCAGCTTTGCTCTTGATATTGAACCATTTTTTGACCAGTGTCTTGGGCCATGAAAGCTTCATCAACATAAGAACCCCAACAAATCAGCAATCTTGGAAACATCAGTGCAGAGCTGAAACACTAAACCAAATCAAGTACTTTAAGTGATCCGCATGTATTATTCAACAAACCTTGCTTTTCTTCGAGTTCCCATCTCTCATTGTTTCAACTTCATATGGAAATTATACACAAATGATCTAGAGTGAtacaaaaattcaaactttCTGGTCCAGTGTCTGAAACGTCTTGGAAGTTCTTCCACAGAATGCAATATCaatgaagaaaaacaaatggGTTCACCAACTTGTTGATGAAGAAGACGGGGAATTCCCTATCAAGTACTGAATACAAGCTCAGAGGTCGGAACCAATGGAACcaagaatcaagaaatgaagTAAAGAAGCTGCCTAGTGCCTATCCTATGGTCTTAATACACAAAGAGTACGAAGCTTGGAGCAGAGCAAGACTGAATTCTGGGAAATAAGAGGAACTAACTGGaggaaagaaacaagaaaatccCATCTAATTGGCATTTCAGTTTCTGGATTTGTGtttttttcccccctccccAAACACCAGTCCAATCAAAGATATCCAGTTGCCAGTTGGGTTTAATTTTGTCTTTGTTTCTATTCTGTAGCAAGGAGTCGAGAGAACAGAAAACAGGGGGAAAAGGGTAGGAAAGAAAGATGTTCAAAGAGAGGGACAACACTTAAAGATGCGTGGAAGGAAGACTATTAGATTCTGTCAAACTAGAAGAAGACAATGCAGCAAAGTGATAACtgataagagagagagagagaagagaacgTAAATAGAGGGAAATTGGCTTTGTTCGTCTGAATGGGGGAGGTTTGCGATGGTTCAACCCATGTACTAAAAAGGATCAATAAAACCTCGTTCGGGAAGACAGCAAAGTATCGAATTTTGAAGAGAATAAAGTGCAGCATTGAGTTGGGAGCaaactctctcttctctctctttctctcgaGGCTTTTTGCCTCAAATCCAAGGCCCCTTCTGACCCAGATTGCTAGTGCCAGAGCCAAATAGTCCTAGGAAATAGGCAATGAAATTAagcccaacaaaaaaaaaggcatatATGGATTCTTCAGTCACCCAAGCTGCCCGGGCCTTTTCTCTCATGAATTTCTGCCCGCGGTCAGCAAAGTGAAGTGGGATCTAAAATCCAAGCAGTGgccatcatcattttcattttagtCTTCCAAAAGCAGCTCAGAAGAACCGGGggacaaagaaaaaggaaaaaaaagggggacAAGGGGAATGCAAACGGAGTCGTTCGTTCCCCTTTTGAGATCTACGTCTACGTACCCGCTGTAAGATTACTAGTCGATCCTTTCATATCTATGGAAATAGAATTCAAGAACTAAAACTCAGACAAAATTTCTATTTTCGGTTCCTTGGTAAAGGCCAAGAACACATGTGCATGAACAGATCAGTGCTATTTTTTTCTTAGCAGTTGGCTAGTAGAATGTTATACTACTAATAAAGAGTAGTATttgtgaggaaaaaaaaaagagtagtaTTTCTCCAAGCTGCGTTATTGGGTTTTGAGAAACCCCTTGCCTTATAGATTTTGGTGCAAGGAATTTTTGTGTGGGGAATGGCTGTGTCTCCAATGTAGATTTTGGGTTTGGGAAATTTGATCGAAGTTCATACGGACTGAAACTTTAAACTTTGAACTTCGCTGTCACACGTAattctgtaattttttttttccctaggCCGTGCCTCCTGGTGTAAACTACGCTCTATTATACGTACAAAGAGAACAAAATGTTTGTTTGTTTGGGAACTCAAAGCCAAAGGCTCTCTGTGTCtcttatttttgtattttcttggCTCTACCCACGCATCTGTCCAACGGATCCAAAGCAGTAATCCCCGTTTGATGAATCCTTGCTGATCGGAAGGCGAACCACATTGCCACATATCTTGAGCTTAGGCCTGGATTAATGTGAAAAATTTTGTGCTTGGAGGATGCTCCCCTCTTCTTCAAAAAACACACAATCACATAGACGTGGGATCTTGTTAAGCCAATCAAGGTTCTGAAATCGACCCACCACCCACGCCATCTCCTAGGGCTTCGGCCAACTCTCTGGGATgggaatatataaatatatatgtatgtatatatatatatatatataagcccTCTAGCCAGAACAAAAAAGTAATTTCTTGGATTAAGCTCTCCTGGCTTGAAACTCTTGATTGACTCATCTTAATACACATGCTGCATGTGGGAGACCGTGTCTTTCTTGTTCCCAAGCTTGGTCTTAATTTTCATATTCCA encodes:
- the LOC113779583 gene encoding type I inositol polyphosphate 5-phosphatase 4 encodes the protein MRDGNSKKSKLSWPKTLVKKWFNIKSKADDFHADDVVYGGVDEEWRSNISERNTCTIKKSKTEKSSKRSSDRIGRGKIDLDASQVTDVQNYRIFVATWNVAGKSPPSHLNLEDWLHTSPPADIYVLGFQEIVPLNAGNVLGTEDNGPAKKWLALIRKTLNSLPGTSGGYYTPSPVPDPIVELDADFEGSTRQKASSFFNRHSFQSLSRSMRMTENDMSMPQPRLDRRFSVCDRVMFGNRQYEFDPNVRWGGSSDDENEEGESPCSAHYSPVSYNGSVSMEERERQPGQSRYCLVASKQMVGIFLTVWIKSDLRDDVRNMKVSCVGRGLMGYLGNKGSISISMSLHQTSFCFICSHLTSGQKEGDELRRNADVMEILRKTRFPRVRGMGDENSPQTVLEHDRIIWLGDLNYRIALSYRTAKALVEMQNWRMLLENDQLRIEQRQGRVFDGWDEGKIYFPPTYKYSNNSDRYAGDDMHPKEKRRTPAWCDRILWYGRGIQQLSYVRGESRFSDHRPVYSIFLAEVESISRSRIKKSMGCSSSRVEVEELLPCYHGYSQLDFFSSMNSQ